In Terriglobales bacterium, one DNA window encodes the following:
- a CDS encoding four helix bundle protein, producing AWQKAIELAKTIYRAAEQFPRVEAYGLTAQLRRAAVSIPSNIAEGQGRQSTGEFVQFLGTSRGSLFEVETQIVLARDFGFLSKEAAERVLAETTELARVLQGLIASLSKPHPIRA from the coding sequence TGGCTTGGCAGAAGGCGATCGAACTAGCCAAGACCATCTATCGCGCCGCTGAACAATTCCCTCGGGTGGAAGCCTACGGACTCACTGCTCAACTGCGCCGCGCCGCGGTCTCCATTCCCAGCAACATCGCGGAAGGCCAAGGCAGGCAGTCAACTGGTGAATTCGTGCAGTTTTTGGGCACGTCCCGTGGATCGCTGTTTGAAGTGGAAACCCAGATCGTGCTTGCTCGGGACTTCGGTTTTCTCAGCAAAGAAGCGGCCGAGCGAGTGCTGGCGGAGACGACGGAACTGGCGCGGGTGTTGCAAGGCTTGATTGCCTCCTTGAGCAAGCCACACCCCATCCGGGCCTAG